CTCACATggaccccaatacaataatactgggtgatttcaacacacctctctcactaatCGATAAGTCATCCAGAATTAACTCAGTAAAGTCTCTTTGGCcctgtaaaataatataaatcaaatagaCTTAACAGATATACATAGGCTATTTCATCTAACAATagccaaatacactttcttctcaatgACTCATGTTTAGGTTACAAAGCAacctaaatacaaaaaaaaaaatacaattatttgcATCTGATCAgataattagaaatcaacaagacaagagaaggaaatagaagacataaaaacaggaaaggaagaagaaaaatgatcatTGTTTGCATATGATATTATCTTacacttagaagatccaaaaagcaCCACCAAAACTCTGCTAGagttgataaacaaattcagcaaagtagcaggctaCAAAATCGACATATAAGAATCAGGATTtttcctatacaccaataatgaatctgctgagaaagaaatcggtaaacaatcccattcacaatagcctcaaaaaaaaaaaaaaactcctaggaataaatctaaccaaggaggtgaaaactatagaacatcgaagaaagaaattgaacaaaatataagaaaatggaaagacttggcatgttcatggataggcagaattattgTTTAAATGGCCATGCTATCAAAAGCGATGTACAGATTCAAAATACTCCCCATCAAAagaccaatgacattcttcacggAAGTAgggaaaaagtcttaaaattcatttggaagaataaaagatccagaatagtcaaagcaattctgagccaaaaaaaaaaaaaagaaagaaagaaagaaatactgacagcatcacaatacctgacttcaaattatactacagagctatcgTAACAAAAATTGCATGGTACTGGCCTAAAAACAGACACATTGACCCATGctatggaatagaagacacagacaaaaacCCACCCAGAGATAGTTATCCGATCCTAGACAAAGGTGACAATACACATTGAAGGAAAGACAGCCttcttaacaaatggtgctggagaaaCTGGTTAtctacatgtagaagaatgagtcTTGATacttatttctcaccctgcacaaaagtcaattcaaagtggatcaaaatcctaggaattagaccagaaattttgcaactcctggaaaaaaatgtaaacactCCAGCATATGGGcccctttctgtttctctcttttgtttctgcATGGCCACCATGAGAGGAACAGATCACCCCTCCCATTTCCTCCCATCATGATGTACCAtgttgccacaggcccaaagtaaaagtgatcatggactgaaactagGAAACAAAACTTACCTTTCTTCCTAAGGGgctgattatctcagatattttgtcacagtgacataAAGCTGACTAATGCTGTGCATGTGTATAAGTTGGGTATGTgccttgtttattcatttgttgactCTGTTCTGATCTAGGCAAGTATCATCTCAGTGCATATACATGCCAGTCTAGATCCATGCTATGCTTACATCAGGCTTTCCTAATATTATTCTTATGGTAAACTATGGTAGACTGTCTTGCTCTTAGAAATTCTCCCTAAGAAAATTGGacctaccaaaaaacaaataatcaataaatggactaaggaactgaacacacttcacaaagaagaaatacaattgatcaacaaagataaaaaaaaatgttcatcatctctagcaattagagaaaggcaaatcaaactactctaagatttcatctcactccaatgagaatggcaattatcaagaatacaaggaatAATAAGTTTGGGCaataatgtgggggaaaaggtacactcatacattgctggtggggctgcaaattgaggcaaccaatatggaaagcagtatggagattcctcagaaaatttggaatggaaccaccctttgacccagctattacactccttggtttatacccaaaggaatctAGATAcccattaatagatgaatggataaagaaactatagtatatatacatgatggaatattattcatccataaagaagaatgaaaattatggcatttgcaggtaaatggatggaaatagagaatatcatgctaagtgaaataatccaatcccccaaaaaacaaaagctgaatgttttctctgataagaggatgctgatccatagggGAGGCaaggggtagggaagaatgaaggaattttggattgtgcagaggggagtgacaGGAGGGGTCAGgcagtggggatgggaaggacagtagaatgagacagactgccaggtattctactgtcatgtataactaattagaacaaattaaaaaataaaaaagaaaagaaaattggtcCAGCACACCCATGGTCCTGGATCTAGTGCAAATTATCAAGAACAGGTGGGAACATgccccactccccaccctcccAACATGGTCTGCAATGATGCTCAGGATCACATTGTGACGTTCTCCCAGGTCAAGGGAAGGGAGAGGCTGGGTTATGTTGGACAGTTCTTTGTCCAGCGGCTTCAAGACAAACGTGTGCCTCTTTTAGCTGTCTAAGGAGAAGAAGGGGCTCTAGGGATCCAAGGACCTGAGTGTCTTTGGAATTTTTTAGCTGGTACCATGGAAAATGCCAAGGATGAGTTCTGGGTCTACCACTTAAGTAGCTATTTGACTTTCCAAAGTgtctctgtttttttgttgttgttgttgttgttgtttatttgtttgtttgtttgttttattttgggttttttttttttttgctctctttccctccatcctttcatttttttttttctttttgtgtggtggcatggtgctggggatgaaacccagggcctcgtgcatgccaggcaagtgctctaccactgagctgcaccccaagtCACTGGAGTGTCACTTAACCTCTCTTTCCCATCATGGGGATGATGATATTTCACAGATTTATTACAATAAATGACTTAATGATGTGCTTTGGATAAACTGGGCAATATTATACTTGTATCTATAAACCACCAGCAGGGCTAGCTTTGTGGATGGGGGCCTGTACAGTCTCTAGGGCCCTGCACTTGGAAGGGGACCACACTTGCCTTACAGTTCCGTGGACATCAGattgaaattcttaataactTGAACAAGGAgacttacattttcatttttgcattgGGCCCACAGATGATGTTGCTGATGGTAGGTATGAGCCTTATTTCATTGCCAGACCTGTAGTAGGTCATGAGGGATGTATTTGGTCCCAGGAGTGATAAAAACTCCAAACCCAGGACACATCAACTCTCCTATACATGGGCTGTATGCTTCCTTGGCTAGGAACTTAGTTGTAAaccatgcaaggtacaaggtgcCCGTCTCTTTCAGCCCTAAGATGTTTTACAGTCTCCATTAGAGTGTGGCCTAAGCCCCCATGAATAAACTTATTTAACCAATTATTGCTGAGTCTCTTTGGGTGAGGAAAGGAAATCCACCTCTAGAAAAGAGTCTCATCTATAAATAAAGACACTCTGGTAACTCTAGAATCCCCTTCTTCCCATATCACCACACAGAGACATCAGCTCAATgctgaaattcagtttttttttttgttttttttttttttttgcttttttaacttGTCAGTCAGAAGTCACTTTTCTGTGGTCTTTGCTATTTCATGGCTGACATTTAAGAATCTCAGCTTTTAATGTCATCAAATAGCTTGCTGTGGACTGTAAGACACTGGAGAATTTCCTTTGGTGTTTGGAATTTGTCAGCCACAAAAAGTCTCTCTTCCTGTTCTGATAACATTTTCAGGAAAACTGTTTCCATTGTTGATCGGTGTCAGGAAATTGCCCGACTTGGAATTCCATGCAAAGCCAGGCCTCTCTTAGAATGCATGGGGGATGTTTCCGCCATACTGGTCATAGTTTAAAGGAGACGTCAGGTGCCCATAAAGTCCACCTTAGAATCTCTTGTCTCCACTGCTGGATCCTCCGATGTTGTCCATTGccaggttctggggattgaggATGAACAACACATGCAAACCCTGCCTTCTGGAAACTTCCATTTGGGAGAGGAGAGGACAAGCAACCAAAAAGTACACAAGGGGGCAAACCAGATCATTCCAGATCACAGAAAGTGCCTAGGATGAAAAACAGAGTGTGCTGAGATTGGGATGGCCACAGGGAGGCCTGTCTTCAATAGGGCCAGAACAGTGGTGTCTTTCAAGCTGCTGGGTAACTTCCTTCCATCCCAAGGCCCAGCGCCCAGTGGTTCCATCAAGCATCTCCATTCACAGTCCTGCTATGAACACTAGAAGTCCCAGAGTCTAGTGGCTGGGTCCTGCCTCATGGGAACCCTCCAAAGCCCTCCAATCATTCAGCCAAGAGGACAAGGCTTGAGCCACCACCTGCACCCAGCACACCTCAAGGCCAAAGTCACAGGGCAAGACCCTTGTCCTTCTCCGCCCAACAACCACTCTTTGGAGGTAACAACCACTGTTTTTTAAGTCGACTTTCTATTAGAGTGAAACACCATAACAGGAAAGCATCTGATAAATCTCCCTAGAATAAAAATGCCCACATAACCAGCAGttagatcaagaaataaaacattatcagCACCCCAGGACCTCCCCGCTCTCAGGAATTACCCCCTCCTGGAGGGTACCTGCTCCTCTCTTTGAGCACCATACATATTTGCCTGGAATAGCTTCATTTGGAAAAGATCTTACTACAGGGccagggaggtagctcagtggtagagcactttaccactgagctacgtccccagcccttgttatttttttaattttttaaaaaatatttattttttttttagttgtacacaatacctttattttgtttatttgtttttatgtggtgctgaggatcgaacccagggcttcacacatgctaggaaaacgctctaccgctgagccacaaccccagcccctatttttttaatttttgaggcagggttttgctaagttgcctgtctggcctcatacttgctgcaatcctcctgcctcggtctcctgagtcattggaattataggcatacaccaccacgcCTAGCTATATCCACACTTGTAAAAGGGGAAGCTGAGGCTCAATGTCAGAGACTTGCTTAAGTTCACATCGTCCATAAATATGTTCACTGAGTGTCTGCAATGTGACAAGGGATGTTCCGCTGAGAAGCTGAAGACAAAAGTGGACAATGGCCAGACCCTCTGTAAAAACAGAACTCTGGCCCATTCTCTAGAGCAACCAGCCCTCCTCTAAGTTGGATTTGTCTCAAGCAAATAGTCTAGGAAGCCAAACACTCACCCTGTCCAATCGGCTCCCAGTAGCCAGGACGTGGTTAATAACTGCCAGCTTCCCTAATTTTTGTCCCCACTTCCAACTTAGAACCTACCAGAGAATGCCACTTGCGTTCGCCAGGACAATCTCCTAGGATGCCCCACTTCTAACGGATCACCTCCAACATGTTTATTCAGCCTCTTTTATCACTATTTTCTATCAAAGCAACCAGCAAGAACATCTAAAGTATCTTGTTCAACCCATATGCTATTTTCACTTAACTGGGCAAATTGTATTAgacatattgtgtgtgtgtgagtgtgtgtgtgtgtgtgtgtgtgtgtgtgtgtgtgtgtgtggtaccagggattgaacccaggagttcttagccactaagccacatcccaaccctttttcatattttatctaaagacagggtctcactgggttgcttaagGAGGGGCctcgctacattgctgaggctagcctcaaatttgcaatcctcctgcctcagcctttcatttttttttttacatttttatctctgTGGACAATTGTAAACACTTCCATGAGGAGTGTTTGGCCAGTTCCTATGACAACTTAATGTTAGGAAATTGAATTCAGATAacttcttttgttttggtttttgtttagaTGTTGGGAATCAACCCCTGGCTGGGCCTCACACACTAGGCaaggcctctaccactgagctccattccccaCCCAGACCCACACCTAATTCAAAactctcaaaatttattttcagatttttttaaggaCTGGGCAGGTTGATGCTGATTTTTAATAGGGGTTTAAagttctttttactatttttattctctGATCAAATAGTTACTGATCACCCCCTAAGGCCCCTCTCTAGTGTTCTGGAATTCTCTGCTTTTAAGCCACTTGGAAGTTTCTGATTGCAATATGGGATATATTTCTACACCTAAAAAGAAAACACCTCAAAtccagactttaaaaagaaaatctggccAGTTGCtatggttcatgcctataatctcagtgacttgggaggctgaggaaggaggatcacaaattgaggccagcctcagcaatttaacaaggccctgtctcaaaataaaataaaaacaggcagGAGGTACGACTCgatggtagaacacccctgggttcaatccccagtacaaaaaaaaaaaaaagtcccaaatgGATGAACCTTGGGGACATGAAGCTAgctgaaataagccagtcacaaaagaaaaacatcacaTGATTCCACCTAGATGAGAGACCGAGATTAGTCAAACtcttagaaacagaaagtagaatagagtttgccagggggaggggaagaatgtaGAGTCTCAGTTttgtaaaatgaaagttttagTGATCTATTGAGCAATAATTTGTACATGGTTAACACTATTGTAGTGTGTGTACAAttcaaaatggttaagatgggctgggcatggtggcacactcctggaAACCCagtactcaggagactgaggcaggaggatcacaagttcaaggccagcctgggcaacttaggaaggccctgtctctaaataaaaaattaaaaaggacaagggatgtatttcagtggttaagcacccctgggttgcaTTGCCAGTCTCCCcacctccagaaaaaaaaaagagagagggccagagttgtagctcagtggtagagcgcttgcctagcatacgtgatGCACTgggtgatgcactgggttcgatccccggcaccacatgaaaaaaataaaaataaataaataaaggcattgtgtccatctacaaatatatcagggagaccctgtccctaaataaaatacaaaatagggctggaggtgtggctcagtggtggaggggcccctgagctcaatccctggtaccaccccaaaaacaaacaaacaacttgaGATCTCAAATCATAATATTGTTATCTACAAATATGAGTTTGGTttgctttcctttgttttgtcttttgatcCTGTGCAGATTTCGCTGGGAAATGTCAAAGTCAAGACTTGTAGGAAAGTCACCTAACCAGCACGTCTCCTTTGCTGGACAAGCCCCGTGTGTCCATTTGATGACACTGACTCTGAGTCTGTCCACCCTGGGTGGAGGTCAGCCTCCCACATCCACAGTTTCAGAAGCTAAAAATGGACCTGCCTCAAACGGCAGCCACTAAGATCTGGGGGACCTTTTCGGCTTACAGAGCACCCCAATGTATGCTTATCTCATTTCAGCACTGGCCCCTCCTTACCAGGCCTCCAGTATCTGCTCCACGTTTTGCCAAGCAGGTTTGTTCGCAGAATCGAAACCTTAGTTAagttttgttgagtttttttttttttttttaaacaggctgTTCCCAACCACATTCACTTGagatataaatagaagaaaaaaaaggaggtttAATTAGTAAAGTAAGACATTTGAGCTACATCTATTTGATCCTTAAGAAGGAAATCTAAGAGGTTGTAACTATCACTTTTTCAATCCTATATAAGGTAGGTCAGTAAGGTAGCAAAAGCACATCTATGTTTTGCTCCTTGAACTTTTTCTCCCCTGATTCTTCTTAGGGGAAAATCTAAAACGGTGAGTAGCTATGGACCTACCAGACCCCAAGCTCTTCTTCCCTTCATGCATTCATATTAGGTTTATGCATGCTGTGCTCAGATTTTTCTCTTCCCATGACTTGGCACTTGGAAGGATTTTGATCCCTAGTAGACGGGCTTTTCATCCATCTAGTTCCCATCCTTGAGGAGAGATAGCATGTCTTCCCCAGAAGATCTGCAAGCAACTCAGGCTGTATCGGGGCCCATGTGGAATTTGCAACAATGCAATTCTCTGGCTGATGTATGAAAATGCTATTGCATTTGCAATGTGgtttatttttgaatgatttGCAGCCACCTGTGTAAATGATTatgtaaatacaattttataagaaaactgaATCAAATAGTTCTTTAGGtcgtatatttttatttcatctttggaGTGTATTCAGGAGATGGTGCTGAGATAAAGGGGGCTGGGATCTTTCCCATATCTGGTTTTTGTTTGGATATTCTTTCCCATCACCCTTATcgcattttaaaaattccagacaggggctgaggatgtagctcaggggtgcagcacttgcctagcatgtgcaaagcccagagttcaatccccagccctgcaaaataattttaagaggaGAATAAAATTTCTAGACAAATATACAGCTTCAGTGAGCCCAGGAGGGTACCTACCCTTCACCTGGATGTGCCTGTTCATCCTTGCTATTGATCGCATCTCCTTCATTCCGTGTGACTAGGTGGAAAATGAGCATCACAGATGTGCTTAGTGCTGATGACATCGCTGCTGCCCTGCAGGAATGCCAAGGTAAGGGTGTGTACGGCAGGTGCGGGCTGTCCCCCCATAGTCCCACCTCCAGCCAagcaacaaaaatcaaaatgtgaCCTTTGCTGGAAGACTCATGGAATCAGAGAATAAAAATGCTATACATTAGATATAGGAATCTGGGATCTAAGCCTGTGATGGCACTTCCATAAGATGAAAGAATCATGAAAGGGGCcttggaggtggaggcaggggtCAGTGGATGCGATTCAGCCTGTTTGCATTTCAGTGATGTTGGGGGCTTGGAAATACAATCCTTTGAGTGGGAGGGAGTTCGGGGGCAGGCACAGAGCAGAGATGGGATGAAATCAAGAGGAAAGATCTGGAGCTGGGGTCTAGGTGGTAAAGTGCTTTcagagcatgcatgaggccctggcttcaatcaaaaacaaataaccctgtaatcccagtcactaggaaggctaatgcaggaggatctcaagttcaaagccagcctcagcaacttagcaaggctctaagcaatttagtgagaccctgaaccACCAGGCTTGGAGAATCCTTGTGGATCAGCACCTTGGCCCAGATACGGAATGGAATCCAATGAGCATCAGAATAAcccattttctgttctttagaCCCAGATACTTTTGAACCCCAAAAATTCTTCCAGACATCAGGCCTCTCCAAGATGTCAGCCAGTCAGGTGAAGGATGTTTTCCGATTCATAGACAATGATCAGAGTGGATATCTGGATGAAGAAGAGCTTAAGTAAGCTGTGTCCTGAGTACCCCCAGGATTGCTAGGTGGGGCTGGTGTGCAGGGGGCCCAGTTTGCTTGGTATTTCTGAATGGCCAGGCTTGGCATTGGGCATCCATTTGACTGAGACTCATCAAAGCCAAGTCAGAGGGCCGCACTTCTATGCATGCAAAGCAGTAAACTTAGGCACTGAAAACCATAGCTGCAAAGATTTCTTAGTCTAAGAGATTTCCTTTGCAAATGGAATTGAcagaactcttaaaaataaaatatctaccaTTGATTTGCTTGGATCCACGAAGCGTCCCTTTGGTTCAGGGATATTatgaaagtactttttaaaacctGTGTTTTCAGCATATTAGTCCTTTGCTTTCTAAGACCTTGACTGATCATTGCAATTACTAGAAACAAAAGGTtggtttaaagaaaagaaaggtctgggtgtggtggtgcacacctataatcccaacctcaggaggctgaagcaggaggattgccagcctcagtaacttagtgaactgctgtttcaatccccagtacaggggtagggggaagagaagaaaagaaagaatggaagggagggagggaggaaggcaagagagagagacacacagagcaagagaaagggaagaaggaagggtgaaaggaaagagggaaagagagacacAGGTTCTTTTAGAAAATTCCCACCAATCTTTATTATCCTATAGGTTTTTCCTCCAGAAGTTTGAGAGTGGTGCTAGAGAACTGACCGAGTCAGAAACCAAGTCCTTGATGGCCGCTGCAGATAATGATGGAGATGGAAAAATTGGGGCTGATGGTACGTCCACATCCGTGCGTAGCATGAACATGTTAGCTTGGGGAGTATCCGCAGGGGCTTGGCCGCTGACATCAAAGAGATGGAGGCTTTGAATCCCCCTTACTTAACCTTGCTAAACCTCAaccttctcatctgtaaaatggggactaAAAAGCAAGGCTGCCAATGTTGTGTGTAAAAATTCTGCCAttactggagatgttgctcagagggtcctgggttcattcctcagcaccagacagaaacacacacacacacacacacacacacacacacacacacacacacacacaaattctggCTTAAAGCCCAGGATGTATCATAGAAGCTGATCCCTCTGATTATTATTGAtgaattaggaggaaaaaaaattggttggtaatggtggtgcacacctgtaatcccagctactcggaagGCTGcagcaagaggaccacaagtttgaggccagcctgggcaatttagtgagatcttgcctttaaaaaatgaaaacaaacaaacaaataaaacactggattgtagcttagtggtagggtgccccttggctcaatcctcagtatggcaaaacaaaaacaaatgcaaaaaaatgaaagaaagaaaatattcttggggctgaggatggagagGTGACTCGGTGGATCAGTGCCTGTCCGGTGCACATGAGGCCCCAAATTccatcccagcactgccaaagaaaagaaaaaaattcctttaccCCAGTAGGGGACTAGTGAGCTGCCTGGCCAGTTATTTTCAGCATGCACTAATGCACTTCAAAAATCATGCAAGGATATGAGCCCCTCTGGATAAAGGAAGGATGGGCATTCTCAGGATTGTGTCATATCAAAGAATCTACTGGCTTGCACTGAAAATCCTCTAAGATTTCAAGGGTTTAAACAAAGACATTTTAGTGGACATTAGACCCCCAAGTGCACAATATTAAACAGAGGACAAATAAGTCAGCCACCAATTATGGAGCTTTCTACGTGCAGCTCCCTAGATTCAAATGTCATCATAGTCATATGGCTGAAGATTATGATTTTTAGGGACTTTGTGCCTGACAAGTCAGGAGAGCCTATAGAGGTCCTGCTAATAGTGAcactaatttgaaatttaaatttgctACCTTAGAtccatattttttcccttttttggggattaaactcagggcttggcacatgctaggtaaacgctctgccgctgagctacatccccagcccttaaattcttatttttattgttattttttggtgTCAGGAGCATTTagccactgatctacatccccagcccctctcccttttttaaaaaatatgtattttatttgaggctggggatgtggctcaagctgtagcacgcttgcctggcatgtgtgcagcccgggttcaatcctcagcaccatatacaaacaaagatgttgtggctgccaaaaactaaaaatattaaattctctctctctctctctctctctctaaaaaaaaaaaaaaaaaaaaaaaaaaaaaaaaaaaaaaaaattctttctatgtTCTCAActtcctttcctttaaaaaaaaaaagtattttatctaAAGACAGAGTCTTtctgaattgtttagggccttgctaaatttctgaggccggctttgaacgcgtgatcctcctgtctcagccttctgacccactgggattacaggcgtgtgccaccacacccagctatattcttattttttaaatctgtataaaACGATATCACTATAGATTACTATTCAGGAGTTAATGCTGCTGTAGACAACTCAGAAATTTAGCTCAGACCTGGGAGGCTGATTTATTTACACATGAGCAAGAAAGATTTCCAGACAAAATTTACCAAAGTAACTCTCCCAGATTTCAATTTCAATCTGCAGCATCCACATCTTATTATTCTCATCATCTTTCTTGTAGTAATATAAACTCTGAGGGATGAAGTTAGCTCAGGTTGAATGTTACCTAAAAATGCAATATACTGCTACATTCTTTGTCTTAAATTGACCCAACACAGAGCTAAATGTTTGCAGATTGCAATAGATGATGATATTGAATGCCTTCCTTGTTGGAGGGAAAATATGGAGTTGGTGAGTTCTACTGAATAGAACTGCACTAAGTTCAGCTGTTGCCAAGCTGgagatgtttgttgaatgagattacacagaggggtgggaggctGTAGACACCCTGGAGCTGTGGTTGTTGATGCCCACCGTTCTCTTCCCTCCAAGGGGATCATGCTTACCATCTGAGTATTGGCTTCAGTGTTCCCTCTTGGATCTATCACAGTGATAGTTCATCTGGAGAGTCCTGAGCTGTCTCCACTGACCTGTCGGCCTCTTATGTTCTAGAATTCCAGGAGATGGTGCATTCTTAAAGGCCCCAgtctatggagaaaaaaaaaaaagaagaaggaacacTCAGTTGGAAAACCTGCAAAGC
The sequence above is drawn from the Urocitellus parryii isolate mUroPar1 chromosome 9, mUroPar1.hap1, whole genome shotgun sequence genome and encodes:
- the Ocm2 gene encoding oncomodulin-2, translated to MSITDVLSADDIAAALQECQDPDTFEPQKFFQTSGLSKMSASQVKDVFRFIDNDQSGYLDEEELKFFLQKFESGARELTESETKSLMAAADNDGDGKIGADEFQEMVHS